A genome region from Rattus norvegicus strain BN/NHsdMcwi chromosome 17, GRCr8, whole genome shotgun sequence includes the following:
- the LOC134482793 gene encoding sperm motility kinase X-like, which translates to MFWGLFLNVCFISHCKFASSHIKEGLIMEQDPECRDSIENFTTDYKIIRTLGRGRFSVIKMAYHVPTLTCVAIKVLKNTEKCSSVMSREVDILKSLGHPHIIKVVEVVQTREATHLVMEHASQGDLLDRIRECGYLKSWEARRMFRQILEAVQFCHDNNIVHRDIKANNILIDGRSNAKLCDFGLAAKTLPGQKLIDFCGTLPYCAPEFFEAEEYEGRPFDVWSVGVLLFFMVTGHLPFLGKSFAEVRRQISSANFSIPPHVANDIFNVIVEMLMINPSRRPSIQQIMMRPMIKDSQAYSPPTSIQTFTGTPSPSIIKAMRVMRHTPEKSTESLIDQNINEVLATYLIQQHKPLRKVCTHHQVEPGVEDLHSFPRFLKRKGPLFSSFTLSSNSSNMRENEDRKNFRKVVRRHDVGYQQTRTNTLHLDRLDCPIAEEFKDNRLQIRKTFSDSKTVL; encoded by the coding sequence ATGTTCTGGGGcctgtttttaaatgtctgttttatttctcattgcaAGTTTGCTTCTAGCCATATAAAGGAGGGCCTGATCATGGAGCAGGACCCAGAGTGCCGAGACTCTATCGAGAACTTTACCACTGACTATAAGATCATAAGAACCCTGGGAAGGGGACGATTTTCAGTCATAAAAATGGCCTACCACGTCCCAACCCTCACCTGTGTAGCTATAAAAGTTCTCAAGAACACCGAGAAGTGCTCCTCAGTGATGAGCAGGGAAGTTGACATTCTAAAGTCCCTGGGCCATCCTCATATCATCAAGGTGGTCGAAGTGGTCCAGACAAGAGAGGCCACCCACCTGGTCATGGAGCATGCCTCTCAGGGAGACCTACTGGACCGAATCCGGGAATGTGGATATTTAAAATCGTGGGAGGCCCGAAGAATGTTTAGACAGATATTAGAGGCAGTAcaattctgccatgacaataatattgTCCACCGAGACATAAAGGCCAACAACATTTTGATAGACGGAAGGTCGAATGCCAAGCTCTGTGATTTTGGCCTAGCTGCTAAAACACTTCCTGGGCAGAAGCTGATTGATTTCTGTGGCACGCTGCCATACTGTGCGCCAGAATTCTTTGAAGCTGAGGAATATGAGGGCCGCCCATTTGACGTATGGAGTGTaggtgtcctcctcttcttcatggtgactgggcacttgcctttcctaggcaagtcatttgcagaggtgaggagacaaaTCAGTTCAGCCAATTTCAGCATTCCGCCTCACGTTGCCAacgatattttcaatgttatagtggaaatgctgatgataaatcccagcaggaggcccagcatccagcaaattatgatgcgccccatgatcaaagacagccaggcctactcaCCACCGACATCCATACAGACGTTCACAGGAACACCAAGCCCTAGCATCATCAAAGCCATGAGAGTCATGAGGCATACACCTGAGAAAAGCACTGAGTCTCTGATAGACCAAAATATCAATGAGGTGCTCGCAACATACTTGATTCAACAGCACAAGCCACTCAGGAAAGTCTGCACACACCACCAAGTGGAGCCAGGTGTAGAAGATCTTCACTCCTTCCCtcgttttcttaagagaaagggacctcttttctcctccttcaccttgtcCTCAAATTCATCCAATATGCGGGAGAACGAGGATAGGAAGAATTTCAGGAAGGTTGTCAGAAGGCATGATGTGGGCTACCAGCAAACAAGGACCAACACTCTCCACCTCGACCGCCTGGACTGTCCTATAGCTGAAGAATTCAAGGATAACAGGCTGCAAATCAGGAAGACATTCTCAGACTCCaagactgtgttg